From the Lactuca sativa cultivar Salinas chromosome 9, Lsat_Salinas_v11, whole genome shotgun sequence genome, the window ATGTGAATGATTTCACTGGAGGTGTAGAGAACTCGAACTGGAAAAATTGAGTTGGTAGAGGTGCATCCATTGATTCTGTTTCTGCACCTCTGTCTTGTGTTTACTTAATTGATTTTGTAGGTTGGAAACTCTAGGGTTTATCCATATGGGTGGTTGATAGATTTCTAAGAAATTATAAAGAATATCTTAATGTTCATTTAGTCATAATATTGATTTGTCTTTATGtcttcaaattttattttgtttgtttttactTCATTAAATCATATTTTTCTTACCATGTAGGTGTAGATTGTAAtgtacaagatatggatgaagtAGAGGTTAATTTGGTTGAATGATTTAAAAGGACCAGAAGTAACAATAGCAGTTTTCTGGTAATTTATTGCAAAAGTTGAACAAATATGGATCGATGTTTGTTTCTGTATTTTTgggatttatttaatttatttgatCAATCTTGATCACCATTAAAGACGTTTATTTGATCATTCTTGGAAGTGttgtatttaatttattttatcattCTTGAATAACATAATGTTCTTTTGGTGttctttctgtgtaaattataaacttaagaaAAAAATTTGATAAAGATATTCAAAACTTCCAAGAACATGTCAACTCTTACATAATTGGAGAATATCGAAGATGGATTAAGGCACATTTGATGTGGTTTCTTGCTGTTAAGAAGAATGACAACATGAGCAACATTAGAGAGCTGGGAAGGATGAATTTTAGATCAAATAAGATGAAACTATAGGCGATCTTcctttttttcaaaaaaagatAACAATTAATTAGAGTGAGATATGAAGGTAGGATATTGAGATgtctaaaaataaaaagaaaaattgagATGTCAGCTATGCCTATAACTATATGCAAAATTGACAGCTATTATTTTTAAAAAGAATTTCCATCATATTCTTTCTTGCCctctcttattattattattaatattattatttatttatttatttttgtaatcattatgttttattttaatatatattattattacatACTAAAGTTATTGTTGATAACATCAAtacgatttattaatttatacatTGATATATATTGTAAAACAATTTTTTGTTTGGCTATTTAATTTTTTGTTAACACTTAAATTATTGAAAATGAAATATAAGAGTCTAAATGTGTATTATTAAATTAGTTAAAAGTCATGTCATTTATTCCTAAGTACATTCTTAAAATCCACTAAACATGTAATGTAAAAAAGGAcaacaaagaaaaaaaacatatttattcttAAATGCAATTGTAAAATCTGTTAAAATGATAAGTTTcacaatttaaatatatattaaaaaccttaatatacaatatatatatatatatatatatatatatatatatatatatatgaaccaaaaaaggttaagaaccgtaagaacctctaattttagatgtttataaagggtttaaggttactctaaaccctttataaacatctaaagttagaggttcttaaccctttataaacatctatatatatatatatatatatatatatatatatatatatatatatatatatatatatatatatatatattattttaaaattttctatgaATGTAAAGGTCAAAATAGTTGTACATTTAATAATTTAAGCCAAAATGACAAGACAAAGTACATTAAAATGCTTCTTTTTGTAAACTACCAACAATTCTAAAATTGAAGAATAATGTTAATATTTACAAGTAACCCAAAACCGGAAAAGAAACTCTTCATAGAAATTGACAcatagtaattttttttttgttttgttttctagAACATATTACTTTTCGATATAAAAACACTACACCAAATATGAAACTATTTCGCCTCTGGATCTACGTACCTAGCTAGAAAATATTCGTTGAAAAGAAGTATCTAAGACAAAACAATTCACCAAAAGGCTTAAATAAATTATCTAACACGAAAAAGAAACTAATCGAAGTATGAAAACTATATGTCGAAACTAATTTGTGCCGCCGCATCGCGCGGGTACgctactagtatatatatatatatatatatatatatatatatatatatatatatatatatatatatatatatatatatcaaataaagaccatgggggagctcatggcaactatatgtatgttgcatgataTTCTGTGGTTGTatgttgtgtggtattttgggaaactcactaagctttgtgtttacggttttcagtttatgtttcaggtacttcagttttCAAATGGATGGGCTCGAAacgattgcagagcacacacctcATGTTTCCGCGTTCTGTGAATAACACTACACTGATTTGTCAACGTTTTGCTAAAACTTAATTACTCTGGTTCTTCTTATGGAAGAGACAtgtattaatctaaaaacaaaaaaatttatgtCACGATTTTCGGGTCGTTACATACGACACCTTACACTCCACAATAGAACAGGGTGATAGAGAGAAGAAATTGCACACTCTTCGAGATGACAAGAAGCACGTTAAAAGCCCAAAATGTTCCAAATTTTCTTTGGGGAGAAGGAATTCGACATGCAACCTATATTATAAATAAGCTTCCAAAAAAAATCTCTAAAGAATTTGACTCCGTATTGGAAATTGTATCACCGCAAGCCTAACATCGAACACTTACGAATTTTGGGTCACTAGCATATGTCAAAATCACAACTCCTCACCAAAAGAAGCTACATGCTCGGTCCAAAAAGATGGTGTATTTTGGGTCCGAACCCGGTTCCAAATCTTATCGCTTATATGATCCAAAGTTGCGAAGAATCATGGTGGCACGACATGTTATAATTGATGAAAACTCAAGTTGGAGTTGGGAAAAAGAAGTCGAGCCCACACTAGAAACCCGAGATGTTTTGGGTTCATTGGCTGAAGTTGCTTGGCACCGGAAGTGGACCGGTAGCAAGTGAAACACACAAAGTCACAAATGAAACCAAGCATGGTGAAGAAAGTGAGTCAAGATCACAACCGATGTCACTTCCAAAAATTGTATAAGATGAAGTTCCACAATTACGAAGGTCGAATCGCAATATGCAATTTCCTAGAAGATTTGATGATTTCGAAGTTGACTTTTACATCAAGAATCATGAGTTACTTTTAGACTTCAATGAGGATGAACTGACAAAGTATCATGAAGCAAAGACGAATCCCTTATGCATAAAAGCAATGGAAGAAAAAATCGACTCTATTGAAAAAAATGGAACTTGGAGACTTGTAAAAAGACTGTGCAACACAACCGTTATTGGTTTAAAATGGGTTTACAATGTAAAAAGAGATGCAAGTGGTTCAATTAGCAAGTACAAGGCTAGAATTGTAGCAAAAAAGTATCTCTAACAACATGGTATCGATTTCGAAGAAGTGTTTGCACCACTATCACGAATTGAAAATGTCAGAATTCTTATAGCACTAGCTGATTCAAAGGGTTCAGAGTTACATCACCTCGATGTAAAATCCACATTTCCACATGGAGAACTACAAGAAGAAGTCTATATAGAACAACCCGAAGGTTTCAAAAAACAGGGAAAAgataaaaataattttgtattCAAGCTATTAAAAGCATTGTATTGTCTATGTCAAGCTCCTCGAACGTGGAACATGAAGTTGGATGAGATTCTTATTAATATGAAGTTCCAAAGGTGTAGACAAGAACAAGTAGTATATCGAAGAAAAATAAATTCTGATATAATCCTAGTTGGAGTGTATGTTGATGACTTGGTCGTTATGGGAACGAACGTATAAGTTATAACCAAGTTCAAGCAAGCAATGGAAACGAACTTTGATACGAGTGATCTTGGCGTATTGCGATATTACCTAGGAATAGAGGTGTATCAAAAGAAGGATAACGTACTAATCACATAAGAAGGGTATGCAAAAAAGGTATTCAAAGACGCAGGGATGTATGAATGCAATCCTACTCTAGTTCCAATGGATCTAAATGCAAAAATCTCAAAAGGAGATAGCGAGGAAGACACGGATGCAACAAAATACCGAAGCCTACTTGGAAGATTGAGATATTTGCTTCAAACAAGGGTTGATCTAGCTTACTCAATTGGCATTGCAAGTCGTTATATGCAAACTCCAAAGAAGTCACACATGGCTGCTATAAAACAAACATTACGATACGTAAAAGGTACTATCGGATACGGGATTCGTTATAGTTCCTATAATCTAACAAATCTAGTTAGGTATTGTGATAGCAGTCACAAAATTGATCAAGATGATGAAAGATGTACCGCCCGGTGGATATTTTACTTTCGTGAACTAATCACATGGTGCTCTTAAAAGCAAGAAACAATGGCATTATCATCTTGTGAAGTTTAGTATATGGTTGCTTTTGCAGCAAGTTGTCAGGTAGTTTAGTTATGAGATCTTTTGAGAGAAATTGCAGCAAGTGCAGCAAGTTGTAAGGTAGTTTAGTTATGAGATCTTTTGAGAGAAATAACAGGTTCTTAGTTTGGTTATGAGATCTTTTGAGAGAAATAACAGGTTCTTAGGTACAGAAAGTGATAATTAAAATTGACACCACGGCCACAATTGCATTGATCAAAAACCCAATTTTCGTGGCCAGAGTAAACACATCAAATCTCGTTTCCACTACATACGAGAACATGTTGAAGACAAGGAGATCACAGTTGAGCATGTCAACGGAAAGGAACAAAGAGCTGACATATTGACAAAGGCGTTAGCTAAGATAAATTCCGTTGAAATGTGCAAGCTGCTAGGAGTTGAAGACCTCACATTTTCCATTCGGAAATTAGGGGGATGATTGTTAGCTATTTTTCGGTAATACCCTTCCATACACGATGAGGTGTAGGAAGAAACATTCCTTGGGCGATAAGGAATTCTAAGAAGATGCTTAGGGTTCAAGCAAACCGGGTCGCTTAGGGATCAAGCAAGTCATTTATATGGCATGTAAGTCTTCTAGTTAGAAACTAGGATGCTATAAccggtgtatatatatatatatatatatatatatatatatatatatatatatatatatatatcgaacaTGAGGGTTTCATTATCATTGAGAGGAGAGATTGTACTCAGTTTTTGAGTTATTTTTCTGAATTACAGTAACAGTTATTCCTTTTCATTCTTGTGTTCATATTTTATCTACATATCAATagtctttcatatatatataaagaaaaatttTACCGATTCAGGACCATGGATGATGCATCTAACAAACTTTAACTCAGTAAACGATGGATTCAACTGAGTAGGTCGACCTGTTTTTCTCCATCCTCGTACCTCTGTAACAATGTGTCACAATATGAACTTTCTATATATGCGTGATAAATCTGATTATAAATGCCCAGAAGTATATTAGGGATATACCTGTACATTCAATGGTATCACCAACTAGAATACTAAACCAACCGGGTGTCAGTTTACCAACCTCCATTAACTCAAACAAATCACGGCGACACAAATAGTAAGCCCGTGTGCTTAGTTGAAATCCAGACAAATCTCCTCCAAGAACTTCTACCAATCCCATGTTATTTTCCAAGGTTTCCTCTGCTACTTTATCATCAGTATAAACAAGGCTCACTCCGCATTCATGTACCTCCAATCCACTGATCACAGCGATAGAGACATTGACCTTATCTCCCGTGTGCAATGCATTTCCAATTGGCCAATAGCTTAACCATATACCAACTTCACCAAATTTAGGTTTGCCAAAGACTTTGGGGTTGTACATCAAATCAACATCATTGTTCGTACTGATCTTACAGAACCATAACACGTCATCCTCACCTGACATTGTATACTTGAAAGTTACATCAAGTCCTTTGAGCCTTCTATTCTTGGGAGGCGGAGGCACATCAAAGTACAAATATGATAACTCTGATACATAAGTAGGCTTCATCATTGGATCCTTCATGTATGGAAGAGATGTGCTCATTATATTGAATTCAAACAACATCTGGCCATGAAAAAGCACAAGTATATTAGTCATATATAATCAGTTTGTAGGTGTTATGCTTATGTGTGTGTGGTGTGCCCATGCATGAATTTAAGAGAGTAACAACACACCTGGACACACGAACTTCTGCCTTTGGTGAGCTCATCATCACCAACCAGGCACACCTCATGATTTTGATATTCTTTTAGCCACTTCATATGTCCCAAATCGTTTTCTTCAAGTTTGGTTACAGGCACCAATTTGATAAAGCCTTCAATTTCTAATAAACTAATACAACCTTCATACCCAAACTCTTGCAATGTGAATCGATGTGATTGGAAGCTTATTTCCTCCAGCGACTTACAATAGTATACATACAATTCTGCAAGTGTACTTGGGAGACAAAGAAGCTGTTTAAGCATCGAACATAAACTCAAGTCAAGGACCCGAAGATTTTTAAGATGGTCATAAGAAGGCAGAAACTCGAAGAGACTATTGCCTAAATTCATGTACTGCAAAGATAGTTGAATGCTAAAACTCAGAGGAAAAGACTCAGTACACTCAAGATCGCAATCCTTGAGGAATAACCGGTGTAATGAACGTGGGAAGAAAAGGGTAGGTTGTTCTGCAACACCTTTACCAGAGGTAGAAGCTTCCATTTGCTCACTCTTGCACAGATTTCTACATCCTGTCATGTTCAGTAGTGCAAGACTCGTGAGGTCTCCAATTGTTTCACAAACACGAGAGAGACTGTGGCAGTTCCAAAGAATTAAAGTCTCTAGATGAGGGATCATGGACATGTTGCGGATTTCGAGTAGATTGTGTGAATCTGTAAGATTCAAAATCTGCAGTGACGGAAGAACCTGTTGCAAAAGTAACAAGATTAATGTAGCACTTGATGTCTATATAAACGGATAAGCAACATAAAGAGTATATAGGATTCCCTACCATGGGTGGTTCAAATATTTCCAAGTTGCTATAGCTCATATCTATAGCCACCAAGTTCCCCATGAATAAGTCAGAGGGTATGGTTCTTAAATTGGATCCAAGCCAGCAGAGCCATCTCAAGTCTTCTGAAAAATTCTCGTAGAACCCAGTGAGCTGCACGAAGTTTAGTTGGAGTAATTTTAGTTTATCCATCTTTTGAAGTGCATCTGTCTTGAGGTTTGATGACTGCAGATTTAGCATGAAGAGGGATAGTAAGCAAACTATCAGATCCAGAAATAAATATAACACACAGACACACGTCAGTTCTTAGTGATTCCGTATTACCTTGAAAGCAAACTTCTGTTCTTCCAGCATTTGCATGTCAAGTGCTAAACCCTCCATAGTTTCTGAACCCTAAAAGGAAAAAAGGATAAATTGTataatttaaatgaaataaaaggGTCTGAAAGTAAAAGCAAGCATAACTAAATAtacatataagaagcatattaCCTTTCCCTTGCTCAATATCTTATAGGAGTCGCTACTAAGCCAGACTCTACTACGTTGTTCAGGGAATTTTGATTCTTGACGAACTATGTTTTTCCCCATCTCTTGAAGCAACCGATGCATCATCAGTTTGTTGTTTGGTGAAACAGAAAGAAGGCATCTGTTGGATAGGCTTGTGATCCCAGATGCTGCATTGTAATCATGCTGCAATATCTTTACCACATAATCCTTGTCTTTACCAACAAAGAAACAAGCAATATGCAGAAACAACTCCTTTTCTAAGACAAGCGATAGTGAGTTGTAGCTCATTATAAGTACATTGTGAATTCTAGAATGAATATCTTTTTCCAGTGTATTCAATTGACTTTTCCAATGTACGATGGTATTTTTTTGGGACAGAGCAGAAGCCAACACTTCAAGAGCCAGCGGATTCCCTTCACAATATTGTACCGCTTGTTCTGCAACCTCCTTGAAACCTTCCATGGGAACTTTGGAACCAAAAGCATGACGACTTAAAAGCTCTAACGATTCATCATCATTcaataatttcatttcataatcttGACACCTCCAGTCTGTGAACTTAAACCAATCATCTGTATTTTCTCTGGTTGTTGTTATTATAATCTTGGTTTGTGGATTAATCTTCCCGGTTCCAAGTAAAGCAACTAACTGACTACGTTCAACAATGTCATCAAGAACAATAAGCGACCTTTTTGTCTGTAAGGCCTCCTCAATCTTACATGTGCCTTCAGAAACACTAGGTATTTTTCTCTTCTTGCCGCCTAAAATACCTTTGAGAAGTTGTTCTTGTAGCACACGCATACCATCGGGCTGTTCACATTTTTCTCTAATGCCTTCAAGAAAACTCATGTTCTCATAAGTTTTCCAGTTTGAATTGTAGATATATTTGGCTAGTGTCGTCTTGCCACTTCCACCCATGCCGCAAATTGCTAAAAATTCAACATCCGGTTGATTTAACCAGGCACTGATATCTTCGTATCGAGCAGCCATCCCAGTTATATTTTGTGGAAGACTAACTTCTCTGCGTTCCAATTTATTGTAAATTATGTCAACAATTTCCTTCACAAATTTTGCTTCGGACCTGGAACAACATGAGAAAACTGAACAAATTCATGGGAGGGAATTTACAGTCTTTGATATAAGCAAATGAAAATATTGAAtaatcaattttccaaattaacGTGTtactagtatatctgtatatgtttaAATTTGATTACCAATTTACCATTGAAGTTAATTTAGAAGTTCAATTATTAATGGATCACAGCATTTCCAAGTGGATAGAAGTTTTTCCAATTTATTTGCAAATACATTATTAAACTACCAATAAAACAAATAATGGAGGCCCACAATTCTGTTCAAAGGCacgatatttttgtttttatcttaattatctaaatgagaaattaacATAGATAGTTTGCAGCAACTTTTTTCAagaaagaaaatatgaaaaaaaaaaaaaatcagttagATCCCCTTAGATCTAAGTTAAGATTCAAACATGTATGCGATGTACCAACAAGCATTAAGCTGTAGACTTATTGACATAAAAAGAGGAAAATATCTCGGTATTTTATAGTTTATAGTTTATCCCATTAGATATTTGAAAtacatataaaattaaaaattaaaaaattaattaattaattaattaaaataaaaaattgtagCCATCAAACACTTTTTCACCCACTTTTCCGAACTAGCTGTAAACAAAGATCTGTCGTACCATCTCCAACTTACTTCCATTTTTCccctaaaaattgaaaaaaaaaaaaagggtaaATAGTGTTTCATATCCGCCACTACTCCACTTTTTACCACATTTTTATCCTCAAAAGTATATTCTTAGTATATTCCATTCTTCTAACTTTAGATTGTCAAACACACACCCTTCTACTAATTTGGTTTTAAgaaatatataatctatatttttttcattacaataatactaaataaataagattatatttataacacacttataagcttttgtaaaataagttttttaaaatttcaatatgtatttaactttttatatgaattttctgaagaaaaacaaactttatatttataattaattaatataatttaatatataacaaaatattataaatattaaatattacatttaaattataattagtaggtaaaaataaaatagaaatatataaatatataaacagaGGAAAAAGTAGTATAACACTATATTTGGAAGGAATAAATGGGGTAGGTCTGAAAAGAATGGGGAAAAATGGAAAATTGGATGGTCTCATACCGATTCATAGATTCATAGTTTAAAGTATTGATACATTTATCAGCCAAAATTTCTGAGTTCTTTTAAAAAAGAAGAGACAAAGAGGCATATACCCAGACAAAACCATGCCTCCTAAATCAGGAACTTCTTTAAGAGC encodes:
- the LOC111878917 gene encoding probable disease resistance protein At4g19520 isoform X2, with product MVSPGTYNVFLSFRGEDTRNAFTDHLYDALVRAGIVTFRDNEEIRRGEELQPEIERAIKESRASVVVFSEKYATSTWCLDELALILQQRRECNHFVLPVFYHVDPSDVRKQTGTFAIEVKASSRWTDDNVSLWKKALKEVPDLGGMVLSGGKMEVSWRWYDRSLFTASSEKSEAKFVKEIVDIIYNKLERREVSLPQNITGMAARYEDISAWLNQPDVEFLAICGMGGSGKTTLAKYIYNSNWKTYENMSFLEGIREKCEQPDGMRVLQEQLLKGILGGKKRKIPSVSEGTCKIEEALQTKRSLIVLDDIVERSQLVALLGTGKINPQTKIIITTTRENTDDWFKFTDWRCQDYEMKLLNDDESLELLSRHAFGSKVPMEGFKEVAEQAVQYCEGNPLALEVLASALSQKNTIVHWKSQLNTLEKDIHSRIHNVLIMSYNSLSLVLEKELFLHIACFFVGKDKDYVVKILQHDYNAASGITSLSNRCLLSVSPNNKLMMHRLLQEMGKNIVRQESKFPEQRSRVWLSSDSYKILSKGKGSETMEGLALDMQMLEEQKFAFKSSNLKTDALQKMDKLKLLQLNFVQLTGFYENFSEDLRWLCWLGSNLRTIPSDLFMGNLVAIDMSYSNLEIFEPPMVLPSLQILNLTDSHNLLEIRNMSMIPHLETLILWNCHSLSRVCETIGDLTSLALLNMTGCRNLCKSEQMEASTSGKGVAEQPTLFFPRSLHRLFLKDCDLECTESFPLSFSIQLSLQYMNLGNSLFEFLPSYDHLKNLRVLDLSLCSMLKQLLCLPSTLAELYVYYCKSLEEISFQSHRFTLQEFGYEGCISLLEIEGFIKLVPVTKLEENDLGHMKWLKEYQNHEVCLVGDDELTKGRSSCVQMLFEFNIMSTSLPYMKDPMMKPTYVSELSYLYFDVPPPPKNRRLKGLDVTFKYTMSGEDDVLWFCKISTNNDVDLMYNPKVFGKPKFGEVGIWLSYWPIGNALHTGDKVNVSIAVISGLEVHECGVSLVYTDDKVAEETLENNMGLVEVLGGDLSGFQLSTRAYYLCRRDLFELMEVGKLTPGWFSILVGDTIECTEVRGWRKTGRPTQLNPSFTELKFVRCIIHGPESEDIYKIVDMSKSSIVDKKLEFMSSPLGDSMVSSTSSKFTELPIKAVVDSRDQEQEILLLRKHLVDYSIKEAQIHNEKFALEKQIAYMRLAFDQQQQDLADAASKALSYRQDIIEENIRLTYALQDAQEERTTFISSLMPLLAEYSLQPPVADAQSIVSNVKVLFRHLQEKLIGIETKLKESPYQLAAWRSDSSFAQSLLHSFGGNKNGLELVTQQAYSDGDHPTPKGWDGAGVPETSEPDSGRYSPLLNRNNNNNNGVRRLGGDSYPTTTSSKNEETSNKQVTFSDPVSSNNDVDDLEGGGEAFVNWNSKTPLEDPQPQPHSHSYSPYLTPVPEKPDSSYSEAADDDPLPAVESLQISGEAFPGRELQASGYSLNGTTSCNFEWVRHMEDGSVSYIEGAKQQNYLVTADDVDTYLAIEVQPTDNRKRKGELVKVFANEHSKIVCDPDMHDNIRKALQTGHAEHRLSLWTGFLEIWEPVTLVIRKDGINIKGGTTPVNEKFSPNTRVYIPCGNPVEFSIIGLGGVEQRLRVEQESDTISSRDVIVLTLRYFINRAAKKKKVKKKGLFF
- the LOC111878917 gene encoding probable disease resistance protein At4g19520 isoform X4, which encodes MVSPGTYNVFLSFRGEDTRNAFTDHLYDALVRAGIVTFRDNEEIRRGEELQPEIERAIKESRASVVVFSEKYATSTWCLDELALILQQRRECNHFVLPVFYHVDPSDVRKQTGTFAIEVKASSRWTDDNVSLWKKALKEVPDLGGMVLSGSEAKFVKEIVDIIYNKLERREVSLPQNITGMAARYEDISAWLNQPDVEFLAICGMGGSGKTTLAKYIYNSNWKTYENMSFLEGIREKCEQPDGMRVLQEQLLKGILGGKKRKIPSVSEGTCKIEEALQTKRSLIVLDDIVERSQLVALLGTGKINPQTKIIITTTRENTDDWFKFTDWRCQDYEMKLLNDDESLELLSRHAFGSKVPMEGFKEVAEQAVQYCEGNPLALEVLASALSQKNTIVHWKSQLNTLEKDIHSRIHNVLIMSYNSLSLVLEKELFLHIACFFVGKDKDYVVKILQHDYNAASGITSLSNRCLLSVSPNNKLMMHRLLQEMGKNIVRQESKFPEQRSRVWLSSDSYKILSKGKGSETMEGLALDMQMLEEQKFAFKSSNLKTDALQKMDKLKLLQLNFVQLTGFYENFSEDLRWLCWLGSNLRTIPSDLFMGNLVAIDMSYSNLEIFEPPMVLPSLQILNLTDSHNLLEIRNMSMIPHLETLILWNCHSLSRVCETIGDLTSLALLNMTGCRNLCKSEQMEASTSGKGVAEQPTLFFPRSLHRLFLKDCDLECTESFPLSFSIQLSLQYMNLGNSLFEFLPSYDHLKNLRVLDLSLCSMLKQLLCLPSTLAELYVYYCKSLEEISFQSHRFTLQEFGYEGCISLLEIEGFIKLVPVTKLEENDLGHMKWLKEYQNHEVCLVGDDELTKGRSSCVQMLFEFNIMSTSLPYMKDPMMKPTYVSELSYLYFDVPPPPKNRRLKGLDVTFKYTMSGEDDVLWFCKISTNNDVDLMYNPKVFGKPKFGEVGIWLSYWPIGNALHTGDKVNVSIAVISGLEVHECGVSLVYTDDKVAEETLENNMGLVEVLGGDLSGFQLSTRAYYLCRRDLFELMEVGKLTPGWFSILVGDTIECTEVRGWRKTGRPTQLNPSFTELKFVRCIIHGPESEDIYKIVDMSKSSIVDKKLEFMSSPLGDSMVSSTSSKFTELPIKAVVDSRDQEQEILLLRKHLVDYSIKEAQIHNEKFALEKQIAYMRLAFDQQQQDLADAASKALSYRQDIIEENIRLTYALQDAQEERTTFISSLMPLLAEYSLQPPVADAQSIVSNVKVLFRHLQEKLIGIETKLKESPYQLAAWRSDSSFAQSLLHSFGGNKNGLELVTQQAYSDGDHPTPKGWDGAGVPETSEPDSGRYSPLLNRNNNNNNGVRRLGGDSYPTTTSSKNEETSNKQVTFSDPVSSNNDVDDLEGGGEAFVNWNSKTPLEDPQPQPHSHSYSPYLTPVPEKPDSSYSEAAADDDPLPAVESLQISGEAFPGRELQASGYSLNGTTSCNFEWVRHMEDGSVSYIEGAKQQNYLVTADDVDTYLAIEVQPTDNRKRKGELVKVFANEHSKIVCDPDMHDNIRKALQTGHAEHRLSLWTGFLEIWEPVTLVIRKDGINIKGGTTPVNEKFSPNTRVYIPCGNPVEFSIIGLGGVEQRLRVEQESDTISSRDVIVLTLRYFINRAAKKKKVKKKGLFF
- the LOC111878917 gene encoding probable disease resistance protein At4g19520 isoform X1, which encodes MVSPGTYNVFLSFRGEDTRNAFTDHLYDALVRAGIVTFRDNEEIRRGEELQPEIERAIKESRASVVVFSEKYATSTWCLDELALILQQRRECNHFVLPVFYHVDPSDVRKQTGTFAIEVKASSRWTDDNVSLWKKALKEVPDLGGMVLSGGKMEVSWRWYDRSLFTASSEKSEAKFVKEIVDIIYNKLERREVSLPQNITGMAARYEDISAWLNQPDVEFLAICGMGGSGKTTLAKYIYNSNWKTYENMSFLEGIREKCEQPDGMRVLQEQLLKGILGGKKRKIPSVSEGTCKIEEALQTKRSLIVLDDIVERSQLVALLGTGKINPQTKIIITTTRENTDDWFKFTDWRCQDYEMKLLNDDESLELLSRHAFGSKVPMEGFKEVAEQAVQYCEGNPLALEVLASALSQKNTIVHWKSQLNTLEKDIHSRIHNVLIMSYNSLSLVLEKELFLHIACFFVGKDKDYVVKILQHDYNAASGITSLSNRCLLSVSPNNKLMMHRLLQEMGKNIVRQESKFPEQRSRVWLSSDSYKILSKGKGSETMEGLALDMQMLEEQKFAFKSSNLKTDALQKMDKLKLLQLNFVQLTGFYENFSEDLRWLCWLGSNLRTIPSDLFMGNLVAIDMSYSNLEIFEPPMVLPSLQILNLTDSHNLLEIRNMSMIPHLETLILWNCHSLSRVCETIGDLTSLALLNMTGCRNLCKSEQMEASTSGKGVAEQPTLFFPRSLHRLFLKDCDLECTESFPLSFSIQLSLQYMNLGNSLFEFLPSYDHLKNLRVLDLSLCSMLKQLLCLPSTLAELYVYYCKSLEEISFQSHRFTLQEFGYEGCISLLEIEGFIKLVPVTKLEENDLGHMKWLKEYQNHEVCLVGDDELTKGRSSCVQMLFEFNIMSTSLPYMKDPMMKPTYVSELSYLYFDVPPPPKNRRLKGLDVTFKYTMSGEDDVLWFCKISTNNDVDLMYNPKVFGKPKFGEVGIWLSYWPIGNALHTGDKVNVSIAVISGLEVHECGVSLVYTDDKVAEETLENNMGLVEVLGGDLSGFQLSTRAYYLCRRDLFELMEVGKLTPGWFSILVGDTIECTEVRGWRKTGRPTQLNPSFTELKFVRCIIHGPESEDIYKIVDMSKSSIVDKKLEFMSSPLGDSMVSSTSSKFTELPIKAVVDSRDQEQEILLLRKHLVDYSIKEAQIHNEKFALEKQIAYMRLAFDQQQQDLADAASKALSYRQDIIEENIRLTYALQDAQEERTTFISSLMPLLAEYSLQPPVADAQSIVSNVKVLFRHLQEKLIGIETKLKESPYQLAAWRSDSSFAQSLLHSFGGNKNGLELVTQQAYSDGDHPTPKGWDGAGVPETSEPDSGRYSPLLNRNNNNNNGVRRLGGDSYPTTTSSKNEETSNKQVTFSDPVSSNNDVDDLEGGGEAFVNWNSKTPLEDPQPQPHSHSYSPYLTPVPEKPDSSYSEAAADDDPLPAVESLQISGEAFPGRELQASGYSLNGTTSCNFEWVRHMEDGSVSYIEGAKQQNYLVTADDVDTYLAIEVQPTDNRKRKGELVKVFANEHSKIVCDPDMHDNIRKALQTGHAEHRLSLWTGFLEIWEPVTLVIRKDGINIKGGTTPVNEKFSPNTRVYIPCGNPVEFSIIGLGGVEQRLRVEQESDTISSRDVIVLTLRYFINRAAKKKKVKKKGLFF